Proteins encoded in a region of the Corvus hawaiiensis isolate bCorHaw1 chromosome 18, bCorHaw1.pri.cur, whole genome shotgun sequence genome:
- the P2RX4 gene encoding P2X purinoceptor 4 isoform X1, translating into MALCGAFHSFLFEYDTPRIVLIRSRKVGLVNRGVQLGILAYVIGWVFLWEKGYQETDSVVSSVTTKVKGVTLTNTSTLGTRIWDVADYVIPPQGENTVFVMTNVILTLNQSQGHCPELPDDQTECTVNNSCVPGYVSTHSSGIQTGNCIPYNGSINTCEVFAWCPLEDDSHIPKPAFLREAENFTLLVKNNIWYRKFNFSKRNILPTINSTYLKNCIYDAQTDPFCPIFRLGKIVEAAGQDFQEMAVEGGVMALQINWDCNLDRAASHCVPKYSFRRLDNRDSAHTVSPGYNFRFAKYYKNSDGTESRTLVKAYGIRFDIIVFGKAGKFDVIPTMINIGSGLALFGVATVLCDIVVLYCMKKRYYYREKKYKYVEDHELGVGETYGTNS; encoded by the exons ATGGCGTTGTGCGGGGCTTTCCATAGCTTCCTCTTCGAGTACGACACCCCGCGCATCGTGCTGATCCGAAGCCGCAAAGTGGGGCTCGTAAACCGCGGGGTGCAGCTCGGCATCCTCGCCTATGTGATCGG GTGggtttttctgtgggaaaagggCTACCAGGAAACAGACTCCGTGGTCAGTTCTGTAACCACAAAGGTGAAAGGAGTAACACTGACAAACACATCCACCTTGGGAACCAGGATCTGGGATGTAGCTGACTATGTCATCCCTCCCCAG GGTGAGAACACCGTGTTTGTCATGACCAATGTGATACTCACACTGAACCAGAGCCAAGGCCACTGCCCAGAG ctcccagacGATCAAACAGAGTGCACGGTGAACAACAGCTGTGTTCCAGGATACGTCAGCACCCACAGCAGTG GCATCCAGACTGGGAACTGTATTCCATACAACGGCAGCATTAACACCTGTGAAGTCTTTGCATGGTGCCCCTTGGAGGATGACAGTCACATACCCAA GCCAGCGTTCCTGCGAGAAGCTGAGAACTTCACCCTTCTGGTGAAGAACAACATTTGGTACCGCAAGTTCAACTTCAGCAA GCGAAACATCCTCCCCACTATCAACTCCACCTACCTCAAGAACTGCATCTACGATGCCCAGACAGATCCCTTCTGCCCTATCTTCCGTTTAGGGAAAATAGTTGAAGCTGCAGGGCAGGACTTCCAGGAAATGGCTGTGGAG GGTGGAGTCATGGCACTGCAGATCAACTGGGACTGCAACCTGGACAGAGCCGCTTCCCACTGTGTGCCAAAATATTCCTTCCGGCGCCTCGACAACAGGGATTCTGCCCACACCGTCTCACCTGGCTACAACTTCAG GTTTGCAAAATACTACAAGAATAGTGATGGCACTGAATCACGGACACTTGTCAAAGCTTATGGCATCCGCTTTGATATCATAGTGTTTGGAAAG GCAGGAAAATTTGATGTAATTCCTACCATGATTAACATCGGCTCTGGCTTAGCACTGTTTGGTGTG GCAACAGTGCTGTGTGACATTGTTGTTCTGTATTGCATGAAGAAGAGATACTACTATCGGgagaagaaatacaaatatgtGGAGGATCATGAACTG GGAGTTGGTGAGACATACGGAACAAACTCCTGA
- the P2RX4 gene encoding P2X purinoceptor 4 isoform X2 encodes MALCGAFHSFLFEYDTPRIVLIRSRKVGLVNRGVQLGILAYVIGWVFLWEKGYQETDSVVSSVTTKVKGVTLTNTSTLGTRIWDVADYVIPPQGENTVFVMTNVILTLNQSQGHCPELPDDQTECTVNNSCVPGYVSTHSSGIQTGNCIPYNGSINTCEVFAWCPLEDDSHIPKPAFLREAENFTLLVKNNIWYRKFNFSKRNILPTINSTYLKNCIYDAQTDPFCPIFRLGKIVEAAGQDFQEMAVEGGVMALQINWDCNLDRAASHCVPKYSFRRLDNRDSAHTVSPGYNFSQPRGGVSLISLICSRSFSLLIACG; translated from the exons ATGGCGTTGTGCGGGGCTTTCCATAGCTTCCTCTTCGAGTACGACACCCCGCGCATCGTGCTGATCCGAAGCCGCAAAGTGGGGCTCGTAAACCGCGGGGTGCAGCTCGGCATCCTCGCCTATGTGATCGG GTGggtttttctgtgggaaaagggCTACCAGGAAACAGACTCCGTGGTCAGTTCTGTAACCACAAAGGTGAAAGGAGTAACACTGACAAACACATCCACCTTGGGAACCAGGATCTGGGATGTAGCTGACTATGTCATCCCTCCCCAG GGTGAGAACACCGTGTTTGTCATGACCAATGTGATACTCACACTGAACCAGAGCCAAGGCCACTGCCCAGAG ctcccagacGATCAAACAGAGTGCACGGTGAACAACAGCTGTGTTCCAGGATACGTCAGCACCCACAGCAGTG GCATCCAGACTGGGAACTGTATTCCATACAACGGCAGCATTAACACCTGTGAAGTCTTTGCATGGTGCCCCTTGGAGGATGACAGTCACATACCCAA GCCAGCGTTCCTGCGAGAAGCTGAGAACTTCACCCTTCTGGTGAAGAACAACATTTGGTACCGCAAGTTCAACTTCAGCAA GCGAAACATCCTCCCCACTATCAACTCCACCTACCTCAAGAACTGCATCTACGATGCCCAGACAGATCCCTTCTGCCCTATCTTCCGTTTAGGGAAAATAGTTGAAGCTGCAGGGCAGGACTTCCAGGAAATGGCTGTGGAG GGTGGAGTCATGGCACTGCAGATCAACTGGGACTGCAACCTGGACAGAGCCGCTTCCCACTGTGTGCCAAAATATTCCTTCCGGCGCCTCGACAACAGGGATTCTGCCCACACCGTCTCACCTGGCTACAACTTCAG TCAACCACGTGGTGGAGTAAGTCTGATCTCACTTATTTGTTCTCGTTCCTTTTCCCTGTTGATTGCCTGCGGGTGA
- the P2RX4 gene encoding P2X purinoceptor 4 isoform X3, producing the protein MALCGAFHSFLFEYDTPRIVLIRSRKVGLVNRGVQLGILAYVIGWVFLWEKGYQETDSVVSSVTTKVKGVTLTNTSTLGTRIWDVADYVIPPQGENTVFVMTNVILTLNQSQGHCPELPDDQTECTVNNSCVPGYVSTHSSGIQTGNCIPYNGSINTCEVFAWCPLEDDSHIPKPAFLREAENFTLLVKNNIWYRKFNFSKRNILPTINSTYLKNCIYDAQTDPFCPIFRLGKIVEAAGQDFQEMAVEGGVMALQINWDCNLDRAASHCVPKYSFRRLDNRDSAHTVSPGYNFRPWYSPLPILPLLFHPLLCFLLA; encoded by the exons ATGGCGTTGTGCGGGGCTTTCCATAGCTTCCTCTTCGAGTACGACACCCCGCGCATCGTGCTGATCCGAAGCCGCAAAGTGGGGCTCGTAAACCGCGGGGTGCAGCTCGGCATCCTCGCCTATGTGATCGG GTGggtttttctgtgggaaaagggCTACCAGGAAACAGACTCCGTGGTCAGTTCTGTAACCACAAAGGTGAAAGGAGTAACACTGACAAACACATCCACCTTGGGAACCAGGATCTGGGATGTAGCTGACTATGTCATCCCTCCCCAG GGTGAGAACACCGTGTTTGTCATGACCAATGTGATACTCACACTGAACCAGAGCCAAGGCCACTGCCCAGAG ctcccagacGATCAAACAGAGTGCACGGTGAACAACAGCTGTGTTCCAGGATACGTCAGCACCCACAGCAGTG GCATCCAGACTGGGAACTGTATTCCATACAACGGCAGCATTAACACCTGTGAAGTCTTTGCATGGTGCCCCTTGGAGGATGACAGTCACATACCCAA GCCAGCGTTCCTGCGAGAAGCTGAGAACTTCACCCTTCTGGTGAAGAACAACATTTGGTACCGCAAGTTCAACTTCAGCAA GCGAAACATCCTCCCCACTATCAACTCCACCTACCTCAAGAACTGCATCTACGATGCCCAGACAGATCCCTTCTGCCCTATCTTCCGTTTAGGGAAAATAGTTGAAGCTGCAGGGCAGGACTTCCAGGAAATGGCTGTGGAG GGTGGAGTCATGGCACTGCAGATCAACTGGGACTGCAACCTGGACAGAGCCGCTTCCCACTGTGTGCCAAAATATTCCTTCCGGCGCCTCGACAACAGGGATTCTGCCCACACCGTCTCACCTGGCTACAACTTCAG ACCGTGGTACAGCCCCTTACCAatccttcctcttctcttccaccctcttctctgcttcctcctggcTTAG